Proteins encoded together in one Urocitellus parryii isolate mUroPar1 chromosome 3, mUroPar1.hap1, whole genome shotgun sequence window:
- the LOC113201274 gene encoding CD209 antigen-like protein E, producing MTDSKEVRMQPLGPPGCLGHGHTFVLQLLGLTLFAGLLVALLVQVSKVPSSQEQEQELAKQEKVYQELTQLKAGVDRLCRPCPWDWTFFQGHCYFFSKSKRNWHHSVTACQEVGAQLVVINSAEEQSFLQLTTKKRGHTWMGLSDLNKEATWHWVDGSPLSLRFMKYWNPTEPNNLGQEDCAEFDGDGWNDAKCDISKFWVCKKSALSCSHE from the exons ATGACTGATTCTAAGGAAGTGAGGATGCAGCCTCTGGGTCCTCCAG GGTGTCTGGGCCATGGCCACACCTTCGTGCTGCAGCTGCTCGGCCTCACGCTCTTCGCTGGGCTCCTGGTGGCCCTTCTTGTCCAAG TCTCCAAGGTCCCCAGCTCCCAGGAACAGGAGCAGGAGCTGGCGAAGCAGGAGAAGGTGTACCAGGAGCTGACCCAGCTGAAGGCAGGAGTCG ACCGCCTGTGCCGCCCCTGCCCCTGGGACTGGACGTTCTTCCAAGGACACTGTTACTTCTTCTCCAAGTCCAAGCGGAACTGGCACCACTCCGTCACCGCCTGCCAGGAAGTGGGGGCCCAACTAGTCGTCATCAACAGCGCTGAGGAGCAG aGCTTCCTGCAGCTGACTACAAAGAAAAGAGGCCATACCTGGATGGGGCTGTCAGACCTGAATAAGGAAGCCACGTGGCACTGGGTGGACGGCTCCCCTCTGTCGCTCAG ATTCATGAAGTACTGGAACCCCACGGAGCCCAACAACCTGGGACAGGAAGACTGCGCGGAATTTGATGGCGACGGCTGGAATGACGCCAAATGTGATATCAGCAAATTCTGGGTCTGCAAAAAATCTGCACTTTCCTGCTCCCATGAGTGA